The window GAGAAGGGAAGGGTAAGTGAGAAGGAAGAGTACCCCTGTTGCCGGCCGAGTGGTAATTGGCGCGAGGCATTTGTCCCGTCTCGATGCGAAGGAGGTCCTCCACGAGCAGCTGGTAGTGCTGCTTCACTTCCTGCTCGGACTTCCCGCCGACGGCGCGCGCCACCTTGTGCCAGCGGTCGGGCGTGTCCTTGTCGTACTCCACTAGGGCCATCTCGAACACCTTGTTCTGCTTCGGCGTCCAGGCGGAGCTCAACGAACAGGACGCCATCTCTAAACAGAACAATAGAAGTCGGCTCTAATGCTAATGGATCACTTGTCGCCTTCTGAAAACTGTGCTGCTGCTACGGAGAGGAAGTCGTCGTGGTCTGATCTTTATAAGCTGTGCTGCGGTGGGGTGTGCACAGTTGTGAATGATATTTCCATGGGGTAGGAAATCAAAGGCGGAACAGGCGATCACtggattggggaagagaataaGGCAGTGATTTGATGGGTGGGAGAATCACACCGTTCTCGTAAAGCCATGGAGTTATTTACAAATCTTTATCTGAGCCTTCCTCCTcacaaatcttctttttcttatcCCATGCCATATGCTGAAACATCTCAGTGGATATTCGTTCTTCTACCCGCAAGAACACATCGACTCCAGAGCACGTAAAGCTGCGAGCCAAAAGCATAAGAGAGAAACTTTGTTCGTGAGGGTAACAGATGTGACAACAATATCACCAGTCTGGTGATTCCTCCGTTTGCTTTAGAGCAAGTTGCGTCGGAGAACCTCAATCTTGGGGAATTAGGATGATGTTTGATGCTTTCCCTCTGCAAGTTGATGCATGTGTGATACTGTTACAGATTCAGCAGGGTAGCTCTGGAGGGTGCAGTAGAGCCAAAAGGGAGAGGAACTATCAGAGATTCCAAAGGCTTTCTGCCATTTGCAAAAGCATGAACCCACTTGGGACATCAAAATAAAGGAAACAAATCTGCTAGTCTCCTGTGACTCCGGAGTGGAGAGGTCAAGCCCACCATTCGTCAACTCTCACAGTCGCATCTTGTGACCGTAACAGGACTCCACTCCACCAGGATCTTAACCTCTACCCAACCCTGCATTGGTTCTTCAGTTCTTTACTGTGGAAGATTAAGATCCATGAAACCGACAGGTCCCCCCCATGCAGGAACCCATACTTCCAGAAAGTGGTCCGGGAGATACTGATTCCTGCTGATAATAAGAATAATATCACTATTTTCTATGATGCCCACCTCCAGAAAGTAATGACTGGATTCCTTCCCTTTCCACGATCACAGGTTGGTCGGCATGGATTTCAGCTATGGTGCTGCTTGGTTTGCAAGTTGACTGCTTCCATGGCAATCTTGGTATCGATCTCAGCGGAATACGTTCACATCACCAGATTCCAGGATTCACAGGCAGGGGAGAAAGCCAGCCAGGCGAAGCTGCTGCATCACCTCAGGAGGGTGGAAGATTAAGCGCGGGGATGATTAGTTTATGGAGCCACACGAAGCTCCGGCCGTGAAAGGAATTCCTGTTGTCTGCTGAAGTAGAATTCATCCTCAAGCCCCGCAAAGACCAGCGGTCGATCAGACGACCTTTTTGAGGGAATCTCGCGGGAAAGAGGCTTTCCCGGGGTCAAAGATATGCCGCTGCTCTCGAGCTTTACACCAGAGA of the Musa acuminata AAA Group cultivar baxijiao chromosome BXJ3-2, Cavendish_Baxijiao_AAA, whole genome shotgun sequence genome contains:
- the LOC135631122 gene encoding protein RADIALIS-like 3, which codes for MASCSLSSAWTPKQNKVFEMALVEYDKDTPDRWHKVARAVGGKSEQEVKQHYQLLVEDLLRIETGQMPRANYHSAGNRG